Proteins co-encoded in one Syngnathoides biaculeatus isolate LvHL_M chromosome 22, ASM1980259v1, whole genome shotgun sequence genomic window:
- the lgi1b gene encoding leucine-rich glioma-inactivated protein 1b isoform X2: MAFAGARGRTLAVWLVAACWVLAAGRRGKQSRCPAGCTCTKDNALCENVRAVPHSFPVDVLSLSFVKSGFNEIVGGSFVHTPALQLLLFTANSFDLIDEDAFVGLPHLEYLFIENNKITSISPFAFRGLKSLIHLSLAYNNLETLPKDVFKEMDALTKVDLRGNNLICDCKLKWLVEWIHHTNATLDQIYCSGPPLHQGKKINDLLPHSFDCVTSEFASYQSLKFESIFVEAFTFGQDQYVVFAQPFSGTCSFLEWDHVEMTFRTFDTIESTSTVVCKPLVINNHLFVIVAQLFGGSHIYKRDISANKFIKIQDIDILKIRKPNDIETFVIDGESFFIIADSSKAGYTTVYKWNGNGFYSHQSLHPWYRDTDVEYLEISNKPHLILSSSSQRPVVYQWNRGQKLFERRTDIPEMEDVLSVQHFRVKSELFICLTRFIGDSKVMQWDGAMFKEVQTFPSRGSMVFQPVSIGNWQYAILGSDYSLTQVYQWDTKRGQFVPSQALSIQAPRGFSVVSVDGRDFLIASSFKGKSQIYEHLMIDLSN, translated from the exons ATGGCATTCGCAGGAGCGAGAGGTCGGACGCTGGCGGTCTGGCTGGTCGCCGCGTGTTGGGTTCTCGCGGCCGGACGGAGGGGGAAGCAGTCCCGGTGCCCCGCTGGATGCACTTGCACCAAAGATAACGCCCTGTGCGAGAACGTCCGAGCCGTGCCTCACAGCTTCCCCGTCGATGTGCTCTCACT GTCTTTTGTCAAGTCTGGATTTAATGAGATCGTGGGAGGAAGCTTTGTGCATACACCTGCCCTGCAACTTCT ATTGTTCACGGCCAACTCCTTTGACCTTATTGATGAAGATGCATTTGTCGGTCTGCCTCATCTCGAATATCT atttattgaaaataacaagATTACGTCGATCTCCCCTTTTGCATTCCGGGGCCTCAAATCATTGATTCATCT GAGTCTGGCTTACAACAACCTTGAGACGCTGCCTAAAGATGTCTTCAAGGAGATGGATGCTTTGACTAAAGT GGATCTGAGAGGCAACAACCTAATATGTGATTGCAAGCTCAAGTGGCTGGTAGAATGGATCCACCACACCAACGCCACGCTGGACCAGATCTACTGCAGCGGTCCACCTTTGCACCAGGGCAAGAAGATCAATGATCTGCTGCCACACTCCTTCGACTGCGTCACGTCCG AATTTGCCTCCTATCAGTCGCTGAAGTTTGAGTCCATTTTCGTAGAGGCCTTCACCTTCGGTCAAGATCAGTATGTTGTGTTTGCGCAACCCTTTTCTGGGACATGCAGCTTTCTGGAATGGGATCATGTTGAGATGACCTTCAGAACTTTTGATACCATTGAAA GCACTTCCACTGTGGTCTGCAAGCCATTGGTGATCAACAACCACCTTTTTGTCATTGTGGCGCAGCTGTTTGGCGGCTCCCACATTTACAAACGTGACATTTCCGCCAACAAATTCATCAAGATCCAGGACATCGACATCCTGAAAATCCGCAAACCCAACGACATTGAGACCTTCGTGATCGATGGGGAGTCGTTCTTCATCATTGCGGATAGCTCAAAG GCCGGCTACACGACTGTGTACAAATGGAACGGCAACGGATTCTACTCCCACCAATCACTCCATCCGTGGTACCGCGATACAGACGTGGAATACTTGGAGATCTCCAACAAACCCCACCTGATCTTGTCCAGCAGCTCCCAGAGGCCGGTGGTTTATCAGTGGAACCGGGGCCAGAAGCTGTTTGAGCGCAGGACCGACATACCAGAGATGGAGGACGTCTTATCAGTCCAACATTTTCGGGTCAAGA GTGAGCTGTTTATATGCTTGACAAGATTTATCGGGGACTCCAAGGTGATGCAATGGGACGGGGCCATGTTCAAGGAGGTCCAGACGTTTCCCTCCCGCGGATCTATGGTTTTCCAGCCCGTCTCCATTGGCAACTGGCAGTACGCCATCCTGGGCAGTGATTACTCGCTGACGCAGGTCTACCAGTGGGACACCAAGAGAGGCCAGTTTGTCCCGTCCCAGGCGCTCAGCATTCAGGCGCCGCGAGGGTTTTCCGTGGTATCAGTCGACGGACGAGACTTCCTGATTGCGTCCAGCTTTAAGGGGAAGTCTCAGATATACGAGCATCTTATGATAGACCTGAGCAATTAA
- the slc35g1 gene encoding solute carrier family 35 member G1: MADRDHSPPESALAAADHVTVVFHKVASHGESGDGGGSDDDDRRCGDTEPAEERTHLRAWREHDGDAKEEAAASTSPEGGERESLCPPAACVTGRAASTGESANQGKSKKCPGIGLFYAFLSTVFFSIISLLVKTIQGVHAIEISGIRCFFQMLFIVPLLIYHKTGFLGPRDKRLYLMLRGFLGSNAMILLFYAVQQMPLADATVIMFSNPVFTSLLAWVFLKERCTIWDCFFTVFTLTGVILIARPPFLFGEHIQGIEGNYANHIKGTIAAFAGAIGAACTMVVLRKIGKSVHYYLSVWYYAVIGFIECVITVSILGEWKLPACGQDRWMLMLIAVLGIAGQTFLTKALQVEKAGPVALTRTVDVVLAFFFQFIFLGRAPSWWSLGGALCIVLSTSGVALRKWYSNSRKS; encoded by the exons ATGGCTGACCGCGACCACAGCCCACCGGAGAGCGCTCTAGCCGCGGCCGACCACGTCACGGTCGTGTTTCACAAAGTTGCCAGTCATGGCGAaagcggcgacggcggcggcagTGACGACGACGACCGCCGGTGCGGCGACACCGAGCCGGCAGAGGAGAGGACCCACTTGCGGGCGTGGCGTGAGCACGACGGGGATGCTAAGGAGGAAGCGGCCGCTTCGACGTCGCCGGAGGGCGGCGAGAGGGAATCGCTGTGCCCGCCGGCGGCGTGCGTCACCGGGAGGGCAGCATCCACGGGCGAGAGCGCGAACCAAG GGAAGTCAAAGAAATGTCCTGGTATCGGTTTGTTCTACGCCTTCCTGTCCACAGTCTTCTTCTCCATCATCTCCCTCTTGGTGAAGACCATCCAGGGCGTGCACGCCATCGAGATCAGCGGCATCCGCTGCTTCTTCCAGATGCTCTTCATCGTGCCCTTGCTCATTTATCACAA GACGGGCTTCCTGGGTCCTCGGGATAAGCGTCTGTACCTGATGCTGCGGGGCTTCCTGGGCTCCAACGCCATGATCCTGCTTTTCTACGCCGTGCAGCAGATGCCGCTGGCCGACGCCACCGTCATCATGTTCAG TAATCCGGTCTTTACCTCGCTCCTGGCCTGGGTGTTCCTGAAGGAGAGGTGCACGATCTGGGACTGcttcttcactgtcttcacctTAACCGGCGTCATCCTCATCGCCCGGCCGCCGTTTCTCTTCGGGGAGCATATCCAGGGCATCGAGGGCAACTACGCAAACCACATCAAAGGGACCATCGCGGCTTTCGcag GAGCGATCGGGGCGGCGTGCACCATGGTCGTCCTGCGCAAGATCGGGAAGAGCGTCCACTACTACCTGTCCGTGTGGTATTACGCCGTCATCGGCTTCATCGAGTGCGTCATCACGGTCAGCATTTTGGGGGAGTGGAAGCTCCCCGCCTGCGGCCAAGACCGTTGGATGCTGATGCTGATCGCCGTCCTGGGCATCGCGGGCCAGACCTTCCTGACCAAAGCCCTCCAGGTGGAGAAGGCCGGCCCCGTGGCCCTGACCAGGACCGTGGACGTGGTGCTGGCCTTCTTCTTCCAGTTCATCTTCCTGGGCCGCGCGCCCAGCTGGTGGAGCCTCGGCGGGGCGCTGTGCATCGTGTTGAGCACCAGCGGCGTCGCCTTGAGGAAGTGGTACAGCAACTCGCGCAAGAGCTGA